In Thiospirochaeta perfilievii, a single window of DNA contains:
- a CDS encoding selenium metabolism-associated LysR family transcriptional regulator — MKTSYLRTFIEVVNLQSFSKAADKLCLTQPAITKQIKSLEKDFGIVLIIRTNDIILTKEGKEFYKYATTILNKEEELYAKFSKNNRDLSGKLTIYSSSLPANYLLDKILSDFLDKHNNINFHIKKTDSKDVYEKVISGVTNFGFTGMKLNKPNIESIEISKDQLVLALSTQRATSLPQGEISIKTLLEQDFIIRENGSATFKTFEEALKKKNYTLNNLKIKGIVGDNEIIKKMILRGVGVSVMSRLSIEKEINEGLITPLTIKDMDLQRSVYYIYHTKKYFTQIENKFREFLQKDGSTYLKY, encoded by the coding sequence ATGAAAACATCCTATTTAAGAACATTTATTGAAGTTGTTAACCTACAGAGTTTTTCAAAGGCAGCTGATAAGTTGTGTTTAACACAGCCTGCTATTACTAAACAGATAAAAAGCTTGGAAAAGGATTTTGGTATAGTTTTAATTATAAGAACTAACGACATTATTCTAACTAAAGAGGGTAAAGAATTTTATAAATACGCAACAACTATTCTTAACAAGGAGGAGGAACTTTACGCTAAATTTAGTAAGAATAACAGGGATTTATCAGGTAAACTAACAATATATTCAAGTTCACTTCCAGCTAACTATCTTTTAGATAAAATCCTATCTGATTTTTTAGACAAACATAACAATATTAACTTTCATATTAAAAAGACAGATTCTAAAGATGTATATGAGAAGGTTATATCCGGAGTTACAAATTTCGGATTTACCGGAATGAAATTAAATAAACCTAATATTGAATCTATTGAGATATCCAAAGACCAACTAGTTTTAGCTCTCTCAACCCAAAGAGCAACATCTCTACCCCAGGGGGAGATAAGTATAAAGACCCTATTAGAACAGGATTTTATTATAAGAGAGAATGGGTCAGCTACATTTAAAACCTTTGAAGAGGCACTTAAAAAAAAGAACTATACCCTAAATAATTTAAAAATAAAGGGAATAGTGGGGGATAATGAGATTATAAAAAAGATGATACTTAGGGGTGTAGGGGTCTCTGTAATGTCCAGATTATCCATAGAAAAAGAGATAAATGAGGGTTTAATCACCCCCCTTACAATTAAGGATATGGACTTACAACGAAGTGTTTACTACATCTATCATACCAAGAAGTATTTCACTCAGATAGAAAATAAGTTTAGAGAGTTTCTCCAGAAAGATGGTTCTACATACCTTAAATATTAA
- the asnA gene encoding aspartate--ammonia ligase → MSAEHYFPKNYKSLLSLEETEKAIAEIKNFFQTYMSAQLKLRRVTAPLFLESKTGLNDDLNGIEKPVSFKPLGMEGVTAEIVQSLAKWKRMMLGDYKIDLGYGIFTDMNAIRPDEEPDNLHSYYVDQWDWEMAIKQENRNIDFLKKIVKKIYATMLATEFLVYESYPEIKPILPEDITFIHSEELCRKYPDLSPCQRESEVAKEFGAVFIIGIGGNLSDGKPHDGRAPDYDDWSTPTSKDQKGLNGDIILWNPVLERTFEISSMGIRVNAEVLEKQLKIKGAEDRKELLFHKRLLNGDFPDSVGGGIGQSRLCMFFLRKAHIGEVQSSLWPEDVINNCKKNNIYLM, encoded by the coding sequence ATGAGCGCTGAACACTATTTCCCTAAAAATTATAAATCACTTCTATCTTTAGAAGAGACAGAGAAGGCAATTGCAGAAATTAAAAACTTTTTTCAAACATATATGTCTGCCCAACTTAAATTAAGGAGAGTAACAGCTCCCCTATTTCTAGAAAGTAAAACAGGTTTAAACGATGATCTAAATGGAATTGAAAAACCAGTTTCATTTAAACCCTTAGGAATGGAGGGTGTAACTGCAGAGATAGTACAGTCACTAGCTAAATGGAAAAGAATGATGTTAGGAGATTACAAAATTGATCTTGGTTACGGAATTTTTACTGATATGAATGCTATTAGACCAGATGAAGAGCCTGATAATCTTCACTCCTACTATGTTGATCAGTGGGATTGGGAAATGGCTATAAAACAAGAGAATAGAAATATAGACTTTCTTAAAAAAATTGTTAAAAAGATCTACGCTACAATGTTAGCAACAGAATTTTTAGTATACGAAAGTTACCCAGAAATAAAACCTATCTTACCAGAGGATATAACATTTATCCATTCAGAAGAGCTTTGTAGAAAATATCCAGATCTATCACCATGTCAGAGAGAATCTGAAGTAGCAAAAGAGTTCGGAGCAGTATTTATTATAGGTATTGGAGGGAATCTCTCCGATGGGAAACCTCATGATGGTAGAGCCCCTGATTACGACGACTGGAGTACTCCTACTTCTAAGGACCAAAAAGGGTTAAACGGAGATATTATTTTGTGGAACCCAGTTTTAGAGAGAACATTTGAGATATCCTCTATGGGTATTCGGGTAAATGCAGAGGTTTTAGAGAAACAACTTAAAATAAAAGGTGCAGAGGATAGAAAAGAGCTTCTTTTTCATAAGCGTCTACTAAATGGTGATTTTCCAGACTCAGTTGGTGGTGGTATTGGCCAATCTAGACTCTGTATGTTTTTCCTAAGAAAGGCACATATTGGGGAAGTTCAATCTAGTTTATGGCCAGAGGACGTTATAAATAACTGTAAAAAGAACAATATTTACCTTATGTAA
- a CDS encoding aldo/keto reductase, which produces MEKLNFGNTGHKSTRILFGAAAFYDVDQLTADKCMEHVIESGINHIDTAASYGKSELRLGPWIKKYRDKFFLATKTEKRSKKEALEELYRSLDKLNTDHIDLWQMHLLIDEDHWQQTYSEGGALEAFIEAKEKGLAKHLGVTGHELVVPKMHIRSLKEFDFESVLLPYNYALMRNEQYNKDFNELRDIAIKKISPFNA; this is translated from the coding sequence ATGGAAAAATTAAACTTTGGTAATACAGGACACAAATCGACAAGGATACTATTTGGTGCTGCAGCTTTTTACGATGTAGATCAGTTAACAGCAGATAAATGTATGGAACATGTAATAGAGAGTGGTATTAACCATATAGATACTGCAGCTAGTTATGGTAAGTCTGAGTTACGTCTAGGGCCGTGGATTAAAAAGTATAGAGATAAATTTTTTCTGGCAACTAAAACTGAGAAGAGAAGTAAAAAAGAGGCTTTAGAAGAGTTGTATCGATCCCTAGATAAACTAAATACTGATCATATAGATCTTTGGCAAATGCACCTTTTAATAGATGAGGATCATTGGCAACAAACCTATAGTGAAGGTGGAGCTCTAGAGGCATTTATAGAGGCTAAAGAGAAGGGGTTAGCAAAGCATTTAGGTGTAACAGGGCATGAACTAGTAGTTCCCAAAATGCACATTAGAAGTTTAAAAGAGTTTGATTTTGAGTCGGTTTTGCTCCCTTACAACTACGCTTTAATGAGAAATGAACAATATAATAAAGATTTTAATGAGTTAAGAGACATAGCTATTAAAAAAATCTCGCCTTTCAATGCATAA
- the dmeF gene encoding CDF family Co(II)/Ni(II) efflux transporter DmeF, translated as MRVCNQDLEMINNSENMKRTGIVVLLTLITMIAEIVYGLITGSMSLLADGIHMGTHTFALIITFIAYLIAKNHFKNPNFQFSTGKIGILGGYSNSIVLGITAIFMIYEAIHRIISPQNILFNQAIFVAIIGLVVNVISAIILSQSSSGHEHNHSHSHDHNLRAAYIHVLTDALTSILAIFALLLGKYFDQIWPDAVVAILGAIVILKWAHGLLVSSGKLLVDYYPSKKEYEIISKLLEESKSSIFDLHLWQISETSKALILTIKPGPEFNKKQFYNQVRNKCEISHITIELN; from the coding sequence ATGAGAGTTTGTAATCAAGATTTAGAAATGATAAATAATTCAGAAAATATGAAGCGTACAGGTATTGTGGTTCTTCTCACCCTAATAACTATGATAGCAGAGATTGTATATGGTTTAATAACCGGTTCAATGTCACTACTTGCAGATGGTATACATATGGGTACTCATACGTTTGCATTAATTATTACATTTATAGCATATTTAATAGCTAAAAATCATTTTAAAAATCCAAATTTCCAATTTTCAACCGGTAAAATTGGTATTTTAGGTGGATATTCAAACTCTATAGTCTTGGGAATAACTGCCATTTTTATGATATATGAAGCTATACATAGGATTATATCACCACAAAATATACTTTTTAATCAAGCAATATTTGTCGCTATAATAGGATTAGTTGTTAATGTCATTAGTGCCATTATTCTATCTCAGAGTTCTTCGGGGCATGAACACAATCACTCTCATAGTCATGATCATAATTTAAGGGCTGCGTACATTCATGTTTTAACAGATGCATTAACATCTATACTTGCTATTTTTGCATTATTATTAGGAAAATATTTTGACCAAATTTGGCCAGATGCAGTAGTTGCCATATTAGGGGCTATTGTTATATTGAAGTGGGCTCATGGTTTACTGGTTTCAAGTGGTAAATTGCTAGTAGACTATTATCCAAGTAAAAAGGAGTATGAAATTATTAGTAAATTACTAGAAGAGAGTAAATCTTCTATTTTTGATCTTCATCTTTGGCAAATATCCGAAACTAGTAAAGCTTTGATTCTTACTATAAAACCTGGACCTGAATTTAATAAAAAACAATTTTACAATCAAGTAAGAAATAAATGTGAGATAAGCCATATCACTATTGAATTAAACTAA
- a CDS encoding MarR family winged helix-turn-helix transcriptional regulator, producing MNEKYSNILVEFYERMSSWENSIVANRDISLAQMHLLEVVGYNKKIRMKELALTVGVTTGTLTVMVHRLLSKDYIRKIIDKDDKRSYFIALTEKGQIEYDNHHNMHDHLIADIIHIIEPQECEVFFRNLKKIQEVM from the coding sequence ATGAATGAAAAATATTCCAATATATTAGTCGAATTCTATGAACGTATGTCATCCTGGGAAAATAGTATTGTAGCAAATAGGGACATATCTTTAGCACAAATGCATCTATTAGAAGTTGTTGGATATAATAAAAAAATAAGAATGAAAGAGTTAGCTCTGACTGTAGGTGTTACTACAGGAACTCTTACAGTTATGGTACACCGTTTGCTATCTAAGGATTATATTAGAAAAATTATTGATAAGGATGATAAAAGGTCATATTTTATTGCATTAACTGAAAAAGGTCAAATAGAATATGATAATCACCACAATATGCACGACCATCTTATTGCAGATATTATTCATATAATTGAACCCCAAGAGTGTGAGGTTTTTTTTAGAAATCTTAAAAAAATACAAGAAGTAATGTAG
- a CDS encoding methyl-accepting chemotaxis protein, whose product MYIKPRLILSFTLTITLLFSLAGGIILAIVSNSIRLMIQSESQNMVTTLTNVVETMDMDKDFEKISKVVLDRVIGETGFYFVLDKHGTYIIHPNKSVLGQNWLGKEDFIDYIIEQRNSNLEKRFIRYISPKTGKWKQVYFQASPKFGWSICSSAWEHEIYNPIKSIITWIIIILVIGISISIVISIVLGVQITKPLRKIVNLLPAMSSGDLSQEIVISSKDEIGDMVIYLNRTFDKIRKLIAIVKNQSISLQNVALNLSNNMSETAIKINDINNSINRIDMLTTNQVLSVTGTSEAIDKITISIETLNYLIEDQSTNVTESSASIEEMIANISSVTQTLIKNDINIKKLKESSNSGRNGLDNIASDILKVAEESDGLLEISLVIQNIASQTNLLSMNAAIEAAHAGDTGKGFAVVADEIRKLAENSNEKAKTVSVVLKRIKDSIEEITNSTKNVQDKFDIIQSEVDIVAEQEIGIRRAMEEQSSGSTQVLEAISTLNDITQQVQVNSQEMLRSSEQVSKEVFNMNSITEKITTGISEITTGEDLVSIAVTKVNELTNDNKSSIEALMKEVGKFKVD is encoded by the coding sequence ATGTATATAAAACCACGTTTAATTCTCTCTTTCACGCTTACAATTACGCTGTTATTTTCACTTGCAGGTGGTATTATATTAGCTATTGTAAGTAATTCTATACGTTTAATGATTCAATCAGAATCTCAAAACATGGTAACAACCTTGACTAATGTAGTTGAAACAATGGACATGGATAAAGATTTTGAAAAAATTAGTAAAGTTGTATTAGACAGAGTCATAGGTGAAACAGGTTTTTATTTTGTTTTAGATAAACATGGAACATATATTATTCATCCAAATAAATCGGTCTTAGGGCAAAATTGGTTAGGGAAGGAAGACTTTATTGATTACATTATAGAACAACGAAACTCTAACTTAGAAAAAAGGTTTATAAGATATATATCTCCAAAAACAGGAAAGTGGAAACAAGTATACTTTCAAGCATCGCCCAAATTTGGGTGGTCTATATGTTCTTCAGCCTGGGAACATGAAATATATAATCCAATTAAAAGTATTATAACATGGATTATTATTATTCTTGTAATTGGAATATCTATATCTATAGTTATTTCAATTGTTTTAGGTGTTCAAATTACTAAGCCTTTAAGGAAAATAGTAAATCTTTTACCAGCTATGAGTTCTGGAGATCTTAGCCAAGAAATAGTTATTAGTTCTAAAGATGAAATTGGTGATATGGTAATATATCTTAATAGAACATTTGATAAGATTCGAAAGCTTATAGCAATTGTTAAAAATCAATCAATATCATTACAAAATGTAGCTTTAAATCTTTCAAATAATATGTCTGAAACAGCAATTAAAATTAACGATATAAATAACAGTATAAATAGAATAGATATGCTAACAACTAATCAGGTGCTAAGTGTAACAGGAACAAGCGAAGCTATAGATAAAATTACTATAAGTATTGAGACACTAAACTATCTTATTGAGGATCAGTCAACTAATGTAACTGAGTCATCAGCTTCAATTGAAGAGATGATAGCTAATATTAGTAGTGTTACCCAGACACTGATTAAAAATGATATAAATATTAAAAAACTCAAAGAGTCTTCTAATTCTGGTAGAAATGGTTTAGATAATATTGCTAGTGATATATTAAAAGTAGCAGAAGAATCCGATGGTCTTTTAGAAATTAGTTTAGTTATACAAAATATTGCTAGTCAAACTAACCTATTATCAATGAATGCCGCAATAGAAGCTGCACATGCTGGAGATACAGGAAAAGGCTTTGCAGTTGTGGCTGATGAGATTAGAAAGTTAGCTGAAAACTCAAATGAGAAGGCTAAAACAGTATCTGTTGTACTTAAAAGAATCAAAGATTCTATAGAAGAGATAACTAACTCAACAAAAAATGTTCAAGATAAGTTCGATATTATACAATCAGAAGTAGACATAGTTGCTGAACAAGAAATAGGAATAAGAAGAGCTATGGAAGAGCAGAGCTCAGGTAGTACACAAGTTCTAGAGGCTATAAGTACCCTTAATGATATTACTCAACAAGTTCAAGTTAATTCTCAAGAGATGCTAAGAAGTAGTGAACAAGTCTCTAAAGAAGTGTTTAATATGAACTCCATTACAGAAAAAATTACCACTGGAATATCCGAAATAACAACTGGAGAGGATTTAGTAAGTATAGCAGTAACAAAAGTAAATGAACTAACTAATGATAATAAGTCTAGTATAGAAGCATTAATGAAGGAAGTTGGAAAATTTAAAGTTGATTAA